The following nucleotide sequence is from Cydia splendana chromosome 11, ilCydSple1.2, whole genome shotgun sequence.
gttaCACATTTTCATTTTGCAGACAATTTTTTCTGAAACTTGTCATATTTTCAGGATTGTCAGAAACTAAGTTGATGTGAGTGAACCTAGTGCATATCCCATTTTATGGTTTACAGAAAAAACACTGTGTGCACAAATGAAATATTGCCAAAAGAGGACTCCactataaatacataataatttaCTGTTTCCAATGTTTACTTTTGATGTTgtaaaattaatgaaaaatgACGTGGTGTCTTTAGGATGCAGTAAAGATAATGGCGAAAGATCTGGTGCGCACGCGGCGCTACGTGCGCAAGTTCATGCTGATGAAGGCCAACATCCAGGCTGTCGGCCTCAAGATCCAGACCCTCAAGTCACAGTCCACCATGGCGCAGGCCATGCGAGGCGTCACGCGGGCCATGGCCACCATGAACAAGCAGTTGAACATGCCACAGATACAGAAGATACTGCAGGTTTGTGCGTGCTCTATAAGTTATCTTAGTCTGTGAGAGGTAGGAGTTtagaaaatattagaaatatagaGCTATTTTTACTATGTGTTTATTACAGTTTATGAGTTGTTTAACATTGAGATTCCcgtttacatataaaaaaaagtgtaaTGTCTAATTTGATACATTTCAGGAGTTTGAGAAGCAGTCAGAGATCATGGATATGAAAGAAGAGATGATGAATGATTCCATTGATGAAGCCATGGAGGGAGACGAGGACGAAGAGGAGAGGTAACTGCACTCTCATCTTATTGATTAATATATGGTACCCTCATCCACATTGTTCATTGACAATTCCTAAACCATATTGCAAAGACAAAGTGCACCAAAGGTCAGGTTAAGAGTCTTGCCactataaactaaaattaatgtCATATATGAAGGAATAATTACCAAAGCATCCAGTGTCCAGACAACGCTGGTTCAATTCCGACTCTAGACACTGGAGGCTTTAGTAAATTTTTTCCTttgtatgacatttatttcagtttataatttaaatagtatgtctacttgaaataacacaaattaaaatattttcatagaaagtaaGATAATTAGAGTCTTGCTACTGCATGTTGCTGTTATTATTAAGTTAGGAGTCTAGCTTAATTGGACATGACCAGTTTTTTATCGTCCGATTCGGCTAAAGCTATTTTCAGACGACGACCGATGACGACTGACGACGATCATCAAGTGATTTGTCTGCTCGTTTACCTCcttcctatatcataaaaaaataggtTATTGTGTGAGTTTGTAAAAGCAAAAGCAATGGCTTAACGCGATGTGTTTATGTTCAGTGACGCGGTGGTCGGACAGATCTTGGATGAGCTGGGGCTGCAGCTCAACGACACGCTGTCCGGGTTGCCGCAGGCCACGGGCTCGCTCTCGATATCTGGTGAGTTTGGATGAGTTGGGGCTGCAGCTCAACGACACGCTGTCCGGGTTGCCGCAGGCGACAGGCTCGCTCTCGATATCTGGTGAGTTTGGATGAGCTGGGGCTGCAGCTCAACGACACGCTGTCCGGGTTGCCGCAGGCCACGGGCTCGCTCTCGATATCTAGTGAGTTTGGATGAGCTGGGGCTGCAGCTCAACGACACGCTGTCCGGGTTGTCGCAGGCCACAGGCTCGCTCTCGATATCTGGTGAGTTTGGATGAGCTGGGGCGGCAGCTCAACGACACGCTGTCCGGGTTGCCGCAGGCCACGGGCTCGCTCTCGATATCTGGTGAGTTTGGATGAGCTGGGGCTGCAGCTCAACGACACGCTGTCCGGGTTGCCGCAGGCGACAGGCTCGCTCTCGATATCTGGTGAGTTTGGATGAGCTGGGGCGGCAGCTCAACGACACGCTGTCCGGGTTGCCGCAGGCCACGGGCTCGCTCTCGATATCTGGTGAGTTTGGATGAGCTGGGGCGGCAGCTCAACGACACGCTGTCCGGGTTGCCGCAGGCGACGGGCTCGCTCTCGATATCTGGTGAGCACGGCCATGTCCGCGATCAACTTGTTAGGCTAAACTGGCTTAACACCTTCCTATCCCGTTCCTCCCGTACTTTCAACACTAAAGCTTAGGGTATGACAAAACCGAATTGAGaaacttgtttttaaattttgatgTCAATTAAAAGTGGGTAAATTCTGATGTTTGATATGTGTCGTTGCAGCGAAAACGCCAGCATCGCCTCAAGCAGTAGCGGGCGGttccggcggcggcggcggcgtcggcggcgtcggcggcggcgccggcgtggCGGACGCCGACGCCGAGCTGCAGGCGCGGCTCGACAACCTGCGCCGCGAGTAGCCTGCCACGCGCTCCACACtccgtcggcggcggcggcggcggcgccggcgtggCGGACGCCGACGCCGAGCTGCAGGCGCGGCTCGACAACCTGCGCCGCGAGTAGCCTGCCACGCGCTCCACACtccgtcggcggcggcggcggcggcgccggcgtggCGGACGCCGACGCCGAGCTGCAGGCGCGGCTCGACAACCTGCGCCGCGAGTAGCCTGCCACGCGCTCCACACtccgtcggcggcggcgtcggcggcgtcggcggcggcgccggcgtggCGGACGCCGACGCCGAGCTGCAGGCGCGGCTCGACAACCTGCGCCGCGAGTAGC
It contains:
- the LOC134794863 gene encoding charged multivesicular body protein 2a yields the protein MEWLFGHRMTPEEMLRKNQRALNKAVRDLERERAKMEQQEKKLINDIKKLAKEGQMDAVKIMAKDLVRTRRYVRKFMLMKANIQAVGLKIQTLKSQSTMAQAMRGVTRAMATMNKQLNMPQIQKILQEFEKQSEIMDMKEEMMNDSIDEAMEGDEDEEESDAVVGQILDELGLQLNDTLSGLPQATGSLSISAKTPASPQAVAGGSGGGGGVGGVGGGAGVADADAELQARLDNLRRE